A window of Parasynechococcus marenigrum WH 8102 contains these coding sequences:
- a CDS encoding DUF952 domain-containing protein has product MLPILYSFRRCPYAMRARWALLEAGLLVQWREIELRAKPAAMLEASAKGTVPVLVLADGTVIEESLELMHWALAQADPRDCLGAGDLDPWVGENDGVFKHHLDRFKYSDRYPEADRSTHQQEGRAILKGWNDRIRAAGWLAGERMGLADAALWPFVRQWRIADPQGFDADPELEPLRGWLNRFLQAPAFERLMQRADPWDPGGQQHLFPADAIAVPTDQPLFHLALASDWHQAQNDGEYSVSTRGLMLEQVGFIHCSWREQVDATYDRFYADAGEVLLLEIDPALVSAPLRGDAIPTGELFPHLYGPLPLHAVRDVSHR; this is encoded by the coding sequence ATGCTGCCGATCCTCTACAGCTTCCGGCGGTGCCCTTACGCCATGCGGGCACGTTGGGCCCTGTTAGAGGCGGGGTTACTGGTGCAGTGGCGCGAGATCGAATTGCGTGCCAAACCCGCCGCCATGCTGGAAGCCTCAGCCAAGGGCACGGTGCCGGTGCTGGTGCTGGCCGACGGCACCGTGATCGAGGAAAGCCTCGAGCTGATGCATTGGGCCCTTGCCCAGGCGGACCCCAGGGACTGTCTCGGTGCAGGTGATCTGGATCCGTGGGTGGGAGAGAACGATGGTGTGTTCAAACACCACCTCGATCGTTTCAAGTACAGCGACCGTTATCCAGAGGCGGATCGATCAACCCATCAACAGGAGGGACGGGCGATCCTCAAGGGATGGAATGACCGCATCCGAGCAGCCGGCTGGCTGGCCGGTGAACGGATGGGCCTGGCCGATGCAGCCCTGTGGCCGTTCGTGCGCCAGTGGCGGATCGCTGATCCTCAGGGATTCGATGCCGACCCTGAGCTGGAGCCATTGCGCGGTTGGCTGAATCGCTTCCTGCAGGCGCCTGCTTTTGAGCGATTGATGCAGCGCGCCGATCCCTGGGATCCAGGCGGTCAACAGCACCTTTTCCCGGCCGACGCCATCGCTGTTCCAACGGATCAACCCTTGTTTCATCTGGCCCTCGCCTCGGATTGGCATCAGGCCCAGAACGATGGGGAGTACAGCGTCTCCACCCGCGGACTGATGCTCGAGCAGGTGGGCTTTATCCACTGCTCCTGGCGCGAACAGGTCGACGCAACCTATGACCGCTTCTATGCCGATGCCGGTGAAGTGCTGTTGCTGGAGATCGACCCGGCTTTAGTCAGTGCCCCCCTACGGGGCGATGCCATTCCCACCGGTGAACTCTTCCCCCATCTGTACGGTCCCCTGCCACTCCATGCCGTGCGCGACGTGAGCCATCGATGA
- the lysA gene encoding diaminopimelate decarboxylase, which translates to MTQAFASQKPYETERDTASPNRNLAPVTTCLDERDRLMVGGCLLSDLAQRYGTPLYVLDEDTVRGTCRAYRDALKQHYPGPSLPIYASKANSSLLVSSIAASEGLGLDAVSAGELLTAFQGGMPGERMVLHGNNKNDEELLLAYNNDVTIVVDNQHDLERLAELVPAGGAPARLMLRFTPGIECHTHEYIQTGHLDSKFGFDPDLLESVLRQLVGKPWAKLTGLHAHIGSQIFELEPHRDLAAVMADALKLARSLGHPVEDLNVGGGLGIRYVASDDPPTIEQWVKVVADAVTAACRDRQLELPRLLCEPGRSLVATAGVTLYAVGSRKTIPGVRTYVAIDGGMSDNPRPITYQSLYTCCLADRPLAPAEETVNLVGKHCESGDVLLKDLPLPTTQSGDIVAVFATGAYNASMSSNYNRIPRPAAVVVQSGSSELFQKREQPDDLLRYDVLPERFRALP; encoded by the coding sequence GTGACCCAAGCCTTCGCCAGCCAGAAGCCCTACGAAACAGAGCGGGACACGGCCAGTCCCAACCGCAACCTGGCGCCGGTCACCACCTGTCTGGACGAGCGTGATCGGCTGATGGTGGGGGGTTGCCTGCTCAGCGACCTTGCCCAGCGCTACGGCACGCCGCTTTACGTGCTGGATGAGGACACGGTGCGCGGCACCTGTCGTGCCTACAGGGACGCTCTGAAACAGCATTACCCCGGGCCCTCCCTGCCGATCTACGCCTCCAAAGCCAACAGCTCACTGCTGGTGAGCAGCATCGCCGCCTCCGAAGGCCTTGGCCTTGATGCGGTCTCCGCCGGTGAATTGCTGACGGCTTTCCAGGGGGGGATGCCCGGCGAGCGGATGGTGCTGCACGGCAACAACAAGAACGACGAGGAGCTCCTGCTCGCTTACAACAACGACGTCACGATCGTCGTTGATAACCAGCACGATCTGGAACGCCTGGCGGAACTGGTACCTGCCGGCGGCGCACCGGCCCGTCTGATGCTGCGCTTCACCCCCGGCATCGAGTGCCACACCCACGAGTACATCCAAACCGGCCACTTAGACAGCAAGTTCGGCTTCGACCCCGACCTGCTGGAGTCGGTGCTTCGGCAGCTGGTGGGCAAGCCCTGGGCGAAGCTCACCGGTCTTCATGCCCATATCGGCTCCCAGATCTTTGAACTGGAGCCGCATCGGGACCTGGCGGCAGTGATGGCCGATGCCCTCAAGCTGGCCCGAAGCCTGGGTCATCCCGTGGAGGACCTCAATGTTGGTGGCGGCCTCGGGATCCGTTATGTGGCCTCGGATGATCCGCCAACCATCGAGCAGTGGGTGAAGGTGGTGGCCGATGCCGTCACGGCCGCCTGCCGGGATCGTCAACTGGAGCTGCCACGGTTGCTCTGCGAGCCGGGCCGTTCCCTGGTGGCCACCGCCGGAGTGACGCTGTACGCCGTGGGCTCCCGCAAGACCATTCCTGGTGTGCGCACCTACGTCGCCATCGACGGCGGCATGAGCGACAACCCCAGACCGATCACCTATCAGTCGCTTTACACCTGCTGCCTGGCCGACCGACCGCTGGCCCCAGCGGAAGAGACCGTGAATCTGGTGGGCAAGCACTGCGAATCCGGTGATGTGCTGCTGAAGGATTTACCGCTCCCCACCACTCAAAGCGGAGACATCGTCGCCGTGTTCGCAACCGGTGCCTACAACGCATCGATGAGCTCCAACTACAACCGAATTCCACGGCCCGCTGCTGTGGTGGTTCAAAGCGGCTCTTCGGAGCTTTTTCAGAAGCGCGAGCAGCCGGATGATTTGCTGCGCTACGACGTGCTTCCAGAGAGGTTCCGGGCGTTACCTTGA
- a CDS encoding ATP-dependent Clp protease ATP-binding subunit, producing MFERFTEKAIKVIMLAQEEARRLGHNFVGTEQILLGLIGEGTGVAAKVLKSMGVNLKDARVEVEKIIGRGSGFVAVEIPFTPRAKRVLELSLEEARQLGHNYIGTEHLLLGLIREGEGVAARVLENLGVDLAKVRTQVIRMLGETAEVSGGGGGGGAKGSTKTPTLDEFGSNLTQMANEAKLDPVVGRHNEIERVIQILGRRTKNNPVLIGEPGVGKTAIAEGLAQRIQQGEIPDILEDKRVLTLDIGLLVAGTKYRGEFEERLKKIMEEIKAAGNVILVIDEVHTLIGAGAAEGAIDAANILKPALARGELQCIGATTLDEYRKHIERDAALERRFQPVNVGEPSIDDTIEILRGLRERYEQHHRLKITDDALVAAATLGDRYISDRFLPDKAIDLIDEAGSRVRLLNSKLPPEAKEVDKELRGVQKQKEDAVRDQDFTKAGELREKEVELRDQIRSLLQANRTDATAVAEASADQSDAPAAESAESSPMVNEEDIAQIVASWTGVPVQKLTESESVKLLNMEETLHQRLIGQDEAVKAVSKAIRRARVGLKNPNRPIASFIFSGPTGVGKTELTKALATYFFGSEEAMIRLDMSEFMERHTVSKLIGSPPGYVGFNEGGQLTEAVRRRPYTVVLFDEIEKAHPDVFNLLLQLLEDGRLTDSKGRTVDFKNTLVIMTSNIGSKVIEKGGGGLGFEFSGESAEESQYTRIRSLVNEELKQYFRPEFLNRLDEIIVFRQLSRDEVKEIAEIMLKEVFGRMGEKGITLTVSDAFKERLVEEGYNPAYGARPLRRAVMRLLEDSLAEEVLSGRIKDGDHAEVDVDDDKKVVVRHKGLAESSPQLAGAAV from the coding sequence ATGTTCGAACGTTTTACTGAGAAGGCCATCAAGGTGATCATGCTGGCCCAGGAAGAGGCTCGGCGACTTGGTCACAACTTCGTTGGCACCGAACAGATTCTTCTGGGTTTGATCGGAGAGGGCACGGGTGTCGCCGCGAAGGTTCTGAAGTCGATGGGTGTCAACCTCAAGGACGCCCGGGTTGAAGTTGAGAAGATCATCGGCCGAGGTTCTGGCTTTGTGGCCGTTGAGATCCCCTTCACGCCAAGGGCTAAGCGGGTGCTCGAACTCTCCCTGGAAGAAGCCAGACAGTTGGGGCACAACTACATCGGTACCGAGCATCTGCTGCTCGGTTTGATACGGGAAGGCGAAGGCGTTGCGGCCCGTGTGCTCGAGAATCTGGGTGTGGATCTGGCCAAGGTCAGAACCCAGGTCATTCGCATGCTGGGTGAAACCGCCGAAGTGTCCGGCGGTGGCGGTGGTGGTGGAGCAAAAGGTTCCACCAAGACACCCACCCTGGATGAATTCGGCAGCAACCTCACCCAGATGGCCAACGAGGCCAAGTTGGACCCCGTGGTGGGTCGCCACAACGAGATTGAACGGGTCATCCAGATCCTGGGTCGCCGAACCAAGAACAATCCGGTGTTGATCGGCGAGCCGGGTGTGGGCAAGACGGCTATCGCCGAAGGTCTTGCTCAGCGCATCCAGCAGGGTGAAATTCCGGACATCCTGGAAGACAAGCGCGTCCTCACCCTTGATATTGGACTGCTCGTCGCAGGGACCAAATACCGCGGTGAGTTTGAGGAGCGCCTCAAGAAGATCATGGAGGAGATCAAGGCGGCCGGGAACGTGATCCTGGTGATCGACGAGGTTCACACCCTGATCGGTGCTGGTGCTGCTGAGGGCGCCATCGATGCGGCCAACATTCTCAAGCCGGCTCTCGCCAGGGGCGAGCTGCAGTGCATCGGTGCCACAACCCTGGATGAGTATCGCAAGCACATCGAGCGTGATGCTGCGCTGGAACGGCGTTTCCAGCCCGTCAACGTCGGTGAGCCCTCCATCGATGACACCATCGAAATCCTGCGGGGCCTGCGCGAGCGCTACGAGCAGCACCACCGCCTCAAGATCACCGACGATGCTCTTGTGGCTGCGGCAACCCTCGGTGATCGCTACATCTCGGACCGCTTCCTCCCCGACAAGGCGATCGACCTGATTGATGAGGCCGGTTCACGGGTTCGGCTGCTCAATTCCAAGCTCCCACCCGAGGCCAAGGAGGTGGACAAGGAGTTGCGCGGCGTCCAGAAACAGAAAGAGGACGCCGTACGCGACCAGGACTTCACTAAAGCCGGTGAACTTCGTGAAAAGGAGGTTGAGCTGCGCGATCAGATTCGCTCTCTGCTGCAAGCCAACCGCACCGATGCCACCGCCGTTGCTGAAGCGTCCGCAGACCAGAGCGATGCGCCTGCGGCAGAGTCCGCCGAGTCCTCGCCCATGGTGAATGAGGAGGACATTGCCCAGATCGTTGCCTCCTGGACCGGTGTGCCGGTGCAGAAGCTCACCGAGAGCGAATCGGTGAAGCTGCTGAACATGGAGGAGACGCTGCACCAGCGTCTGATCGGTCAGGACGAAGCGGTCAAGGCGGTGTCCAAAGCCATCCGTCGGGCCCGTGTCGGTCTGAAGAACCCGAATCGTCCCATCGCCAGCTTCATCTTCTCCGGCCCCACCGGTGTCGGTAAGACCGAGCTCACCAAGGCTCTGGCCACCTACTTCTTCGGCAGTGAGGAGGCGATGATCCGCCTCGACATGTCGGAGTTCATGGAGCGCCACACGGTCAGCAAGCTGATCGGCTCGCCTCCGGGCTATGTGGGCTTCAACGAAGGCGGTCAGCTCACCGAAGCGGTGCGACGCCGCCCCTACACCGTGGTGCTGTTCGATGAAATCGAGAAAGCGCACCCTGATGTGTTCAACCTGCTACTGCAGCTACTTGAAGATGGCCGTCTGACCGATTCCAAGGGCCGCACGGTCGACTTCAAGAACACCCTGGTGATCATGACCTCGAACATCGGTTCGAAGGTTATTGAGAAGGGTGGCGGTGGCCTTGGTTTCGAGTTCTCTGGTGAGAGTGCTGAGGAGTCTCAATACACCCGCATCCGCTCGCTCGTGAATGAGGAGCTGAAGCAGTACTTCCGCCCTGAATTCCTCAACCGGCTCGACGAGATCATCGTGTTCCGTCAGCTCAGCCGCGATGAGGTGAAGGAGATCGCCGAAATCATGCTGAAGGAAGTCTTCGGCCGGATGGGCGAGAAAGGCATCACCCTCACCGTGTCCGATGCGTTCAAGGAGCGGTTGGTGGAAGAGGGATACAACCCGGCCTATGGAGCTCGCCCCCTGCGTCGCGCTGTGATGCGGTTGCTGGAGGATTCCCTGGCAGAGGAAGTGCTCTCCGGCCGGATCAAGGATGGTGACCATGCCGAGGTGGATGTCGACGACGACAAGAAAGTTGTCGTCCGCCACAAAGGTCTGGCTGAGAGCTCTCCTCAATTGGCAGGTGCGGCTGTCTGA
- a CDS encoding isoprenyl transferase, producing the protein MSRPLATSHDTTPSQLCPPELDGDRLPVHVAVIMDGNGRWAEARGLPRMMGHRAGVEALKSTLRLCSDWGIAALTAYAFSTENWSRPGDEVNFLMTLFERVLQKELRTLEEEQVRIRFLGDLDALPLKLQELIGDATERTAANDGIHFNVCTNYGGRRELVRAAQRLARQAANGDLMPEDIDENSLAAELFTAGEQDPDLLIRTSGEHRISNFLLWQLAYAEIHVTDVFWPDFNAEALKRALLDFQSRSRRFGGLDPLTP; encoded by the coding sequence TTGAGCCGACCACTGGCCACCAGCCACGACACCACTCCATCCCAGCTCTGCCCTCCCGAGCTGGATGGGGATCGGTTGCCGGTCCATGTGGCTGTGATCATGGATGGCAACGGACGCTGGGCTGAAGCCAGGGGCCTGCCTCGGATGATGGGGCACCGCGCCGGGGTGGAAGCGCTCAAGTCAACCCTTCGGCTTTGCAGCGACTGGGGCATCGCTGCCCTCACCGCTTACGCCTTCTCAACAGAAAACTGGTCACGGCCAGGTGACGAGGTGAATTTCCTGATGACCCTGTTCGAACGGGTGCTGCAGAAGGAGCTGCGCACCCTCGAGGAAGAACAGGTCCGCATTCGTTTTCTGGGTGACCTGGACGCCCTGCCGCTGAAACTGCAGGAGCTGATCGGCGATGCCACGGAGCGGACGGCTGCCAACGACGGCATTCATTTCAACGTTTGCACCAATTACGGCGGTCGGCGGGAGCTAGTGCGTGCGGCGCAGCGTCTGGCACGTCAGGCCGCCAATGGTGATCTGATGCCCGAAGACATCGATGAGAACAGCCTGGCTGCGGAACTGTTCACCGCCGGCGAGCAGGATCCTGATCTGCTGATTCGCACCAGCGGCGAACACCGCATCAGCAACTTCCTGCTCTGGCAGCTGGCCTATGCCGAGATCCACGTCACCGATGTGTTCTGGCCCGACTTCAATGCCGAGGCCCTGAAGCGGGCGTTGCTGGATTTCCAGAGCCGCTCCCGCCGCTTCGGAGGCCTTGATCCACTCACGCCATGA
- the trhO gene encoding oxygen-dependent tRNA uridine(34) hydroxylase TrhO, protein MSRLLVAAFYAFTPLDDDQREALLSALPTQASHGAVLGSVLVAKEGVNGTISGPEQGVEGLLEHLQEQLKLGEQHFERLEVKRSWAERSVFRRFKARRKKEIVTMGVTGVDPRANVGTYVDPEDWNGLVDDPDTLVIDTRNHYETAIGSFDGAIDPGTDSFRDFPHWAETKLRPLIDETAPKRIAMFCTGGIRCEKASSYLQHQGFGEVHHLRGGILKYLEQVPEEESRWRGECFVFDQRVALNHQLEPGEHSLCHACGLPLSPEQRSLPSYIKGVQCLHCIDRFSESDRQRFAMRQRQMDQLSSASSKKSDDFSL, encoded by the coding sequence ATGAGCCGCTTGCTCGTGGCGGCGTTCTACGCCTTCACACCCCTCGATGACGACCAGCGCGAGGCTTTGCTGAGTGCCTTGCCGACCCAGGCCAGCCATGGAGCTGTGCTCGGCTCGGTGTTGGTTGCCAAGGAGGGCGTCAATGGCACGATCAGTGGTCCGGAGCAGGGGGTCGAGGGCCTGCTTGAGCATCTGCAGGAGCAGCTGAAGCTGGGCGAGCAGCACTTTGAACGGTTGGAGGTGAAACGCAGCTGGGCGGAGCGATCGGTGTTCCGCCGTTTCAAGGCTCGGCGCAAGAAGGAAATCGTGACCATGGGGGTGACTGGCGTGGATCCCCGAGCCAACGTCGGCACCTACGTGGATCCCGAGGACTGGAACGGTCTGGTCGATGACCCCGACACCCTGGTGATCGACACCCGCAACCACTACGAGACCGCCATCGGCAGCTTTGACGGTGCCATCGATCCAGGTACCGACAGCTTCCGCGACTTTCCTCACTGGGCCGAAACCAAGCTCCGCCCCCTCATTGACGAGACCGCACCAAAGCGCATCGCCATGTTCTGCACCGGCGGCATCCGCTGCGAGAAAGCCAGCAGCTACCTGCAACACCAGGGGTTCGGGGAGGTGCATCACCTGCGGGGCGGCATCCTCAAATACCTCGAGCAGGTCCCCGAGGAGGAGAGCCGTTGGCGGGGGGAATGCTTCGTATTCGATCAGCGGGTGGCCCTCAACCACCAACTGGAACCCGGAGAGCACAGCCTCTGCCATGCCTGCGGACTGCCCCTGTCACCCGAGCAGCGGTCGTTGCCGAGTTACATCAAAGGGGTGCAGTGCCTGCATTGCATCGACCGTTTTTCGGAGAGCGACCGCCAACGCTTCGCCATGCGCCAACGGCAGATGGATCAGCTGTCGTCTGCCTCCTCCAAGAAGTCCGACGATTTCTCGCTGTAA
- the bioB gene encoding biotin synthase BioB, with the protein MTFTIRHDWTIAEIQALLELPLMELLWQAQYVHRAANPGYRVQLASLLSVKTGGCEEDCAYCSQSIHNSSDVTAFEAQMQVEPVLQRARAAKEAGADRFCMGWAWREIRDGAPFEAMLSMVRGVRDLGMEACVTAGMLSDQQAERLAEAGLTAYNHNLDTSPEHYDRIISTRTYQERLETLQRVRKAGVTLCCGGIIGMGETLRDRASMLQVLASMAPHPESVPVNGLVAVEGTPLEDQAPFEPLELVRMVATARILMPRARVRLSAGRESMSREAQILCLQAGADSIFYGDTLLTTGNPDVEADRQLLADAGVQANWQECQTTA; encoded by the coding sequence ATGACGTTCACGATCCGCCACGACTGGACCATCGCCGAAATCCAGGCGCTGCTGGAACTACCGCTAATGGAGTTGCTTTGGCAAGCGCAATATGTGCACCGTGCCGCCAACCCCGGCTATCGGGTGCAACTGGCCTCCCTGCTCAGCGTGAAGACGGGCGGCTGCGAAGAGGACTGTGCCTACTGCTCCCAATCGATCCACAACAGCAGTGATGTAACGGCCTTCGAGGCCCAGATGCAGGTGGAGCCGGTGCTGCAACGGGCCCGGGCCGCGAAAGAGGCTGGCGCCGATCGCTTCTGCATGGGCTGGGCCTGGCGAGAGATCCGCGATGGCGCTCCCTTTGAAGCGATGTTGTCGATGGTGCGCGGCGTGCGGGACCTGGGCATGGAGGCCTGCGTGACCGCCGGAATGCTCAGCGATCAGCAGGCGGAACGGCTGGCGGAGGCGGGCCTCACCGCCTACAACCACAACCTCGACACCAGCCCAGAGCACTACGACCGGATCATCTCCACCCGCACATATCAGGAGCGACTCGAGACCCTGCAACGCGTTCGCAAGGCGGGTGTCACCCTCTGCTGCGGCGGCATCATCGGCATGGGGGAGACGTTGCGGGATCGCGCCTCGATGTTGCAGGTGCTGGCCTCGATGGCCCCTCACCCGGAGAGTGTTCCCGTAAACGGTCTGGTGGCTGTGGAGGGCACCCCCTTGGAAGATCAGGCTCCGTTTGAGCCGCTGGAGCTGGTGCGGATGGTGGCCACCGCAAGAATCCTGATGCCTCGGGCTCGGGTGCGACTCAGCGCTGGCCGTGAATCGATGAGCCGGGAAGCGCAGATCCTCTGCCTGCAGGCCGGTGCTGATTCGATCTTTTACGGCGACACCCTGCTGACCACCGGCAATCCAGACGTTGAAGCCGACCGTCAGTTGCTTGCTGATGCCGGGGTGCAGGCCAACTGGCAGGAGTGCCAGACCACGGCATGA
- the cdaA gene encoding diadenylate cyclase CdaA, with protein MNVLAVVDPRLVLDVLFASAIGFLLFSRVNEARTLWLLRGYLFLVALAWFVQRYANLPLTSKLVDALVLACSLSLAILWQGELRRLMELLGTGRLAVLLGNPQKEFRGSAGTVTQITEAAGRLSQQRRGALIVVDMGSDLRPEDFLNPGVAIGAQLSRELLLNLFAADTPLHDGAVLVRGNRIEAAGVILPLSRHSVSRYGTRHLAALGITERFDRCICIVVSEETGTLSLSNQGKLERPITSSRLEELLRELLSSAESRPPARRTVVSSSAESLS; from the coding sequence GTGAACGTGCTGGCGGTGGTGGATCCGCGCCTGGTTCTCGACGTTCTGTTCGCCTCAGCCATTGGATTCCTGCTGTTTTCCCGTGTCAATGAGGCACGAACCCTCTGGCTCCTGAGGGGATACCTTTTCCTGGTCGCCCTGGCCTGGTTCGTCCAGCGCTACGCCAATCTGCCGCTGACCTCAAAACTGGTCGATGCGTTGGTGCTGGCCTGCTCACTGTCATTGGCCATCCTCTGGCAGGGGGAGTTGCGACGTCTGATGGAACTTCTCGGCACCGGCCGGCTGGCGGTGTTGCTCGGCAATCCCCAGAAGGAGTTCCGCGGCAGCGCCGGCACCGTGACGCAGATCACCGAGGCGGCCGGCCGCCTCTCACAACAACGTCGGGGGGCCCTGATCGTGGTGGACATGGGCAGCGATCTTCGGCCGGAAGATTTCCTCAACCCCGGCGTCGCCATCGGTGCGCAGCTCAGTCGCGAGCTGTTGTTGAATCTGTTCGCCGCCGACACACCACTCCACGATGGAGCTGTTCTTGTGCGCGGCAATCGCATCGAAGCAGCCGGGGTGATCCTGCCGCTGTCACGCCACAGCGTCAGCCGCTACGGAACCCGCCATCTGGCAGCTCTGGGCATCACCGAACGGTTCGACCGCTGCATCTGCATTGTTGTCTCTGAGGAAACCGGCACCTTGTCGCTCTCCAATCAAGGCAAGCTCGAGCGACCGATCACCAGTTCGAGGCTGGAGGAGCTCCTGCGGGAACTGCTCAGCAGCGCCGAATCCAGGCCCCCAGCACGACGTACGGTGGTGAGCTCATCGGCTGAATCGCTGTCTTGA
- the rimI gene encoding ribosomal protein S18-alanine N-acetyltransferase, protein MTVIDLDPSWLAACLVLDERALNGFWSAQQWRSELEDPRRLCLGLVRDEKGLSGVACGWLVVDELHITVLAVDPDERQRGHGRRLLTALLQRARQDGAAHATLEVRSDNIAALSLYHRVGFKTAGRREKYYRDGSDALIQWRRLSTEE, encoded by the coding sequence GTGACGGTGATCGATCTCGATCCCAGCTGGTTGGCGGCGTGTCTCGTTCTGGACGAACGGGCGTTGAACGGGTTCTGGAGTGCTCAGCAGTGGCGCTCCGAACTGGAGGATCCCCGTCGCCTCTGCCTTGGGTTGGTGCGGGACGAGAAAGGCTTGTCCGGAGTGGCCTGCGGTTGGCTCGTCGTGGATGAACTGCACATCACGGTGTTGGCGGTGGATCCCGACGAGCGTCAACGGGGCCATGGCCGTCGTCTTCTCACGGCGCTGTTGCAACGGGCACGCCAGGACGGTGCTGCCCACGCCACCCTCGAGGTCCGTAGCGACAACATCGCCGCGCTCTCTCTGTATCACCGCGTTGGTTTCAAAACCGCCGGTCGCCGTGAGAAGTACTACCGAGACGGTTCCGATGCCCTGATCCAGTGGCGCCGGTTGTCCACCGAGGAGTAG
- a CDS encoding iron-containing alcohol dehydrogenase produces the protein MVVSISSHAIAPAVVLRGEGAWAEALSKISALCSRPLLLGRSQATVSLRSALVSDLVHSCLTPQPAELSYDCCEEDLQRLAAEAADCDAVLAAGGGKVLDAGKLLAHRLQLPCITVPLSAATCAGWTALSNLYSMHGAFEGDVALTRCPELLVFDHGLVRQAPARTLASGIADALAKWYEASVSSGDSSDGLVQQAVQMARVLRDQLMIDGPLALQDPHSAAWARTAEACALTAGVIGGLGGARCRTVAAHAVHNGLTQLQACQDVLHGEKVGFGILVQLRLEERLGGNRLAGQAHRQLLPLLRQLQLPVSLQDLGLSNASLSDLQQVCAFACREGSDLHNLPFAVTPGALLEALVGAAEPSPVAP, from the coding sequence ATGGTTGTGTCCATCTCCTCCCACGCCATCGCCCCGGCGGTGGTGCTGCGGGGGGAGGGTGCCTGGGCAGAGGCGCTGTCCAAGATCAGTGCCCTTTGTTCCCGCCCTCTCCTGTTGGGCCGCAGTCAGGCCACGGTGAGCCTGCGGTCAGCCCTTGTTTCGGATCTCGTTCACAGTTGTCTGACGCCGCAACCAGCTGAGCTCAGCTACGACTGTTGCGAGGAGGATCTACAGCGTCTGGCCGCTGAGGCAGCCGACTGTGATGCCGTTCTCGCCGCCGGTGGTGGGAAGGTTCTTGATGCTGGCAAGTTGCTCGCCCATCGCCTTCAGCTGCCCTGCATCACAGTGCCGTTGAGTGCTGCCACCTGCGCGGGTTGGACAGCTCTCTCCAATCTTTATTCGATGCATGGAGCCTTTGAGGGCGATGTGGCCCTGACGCGCTGCCCTGAGCTGCTGGTGTTTGACCATGGCCTGGTTCGCCAGGCTCCTGCTCGCACCCTGGCCAGCGGCATCGCCGATGCCCTGGCGAAGTGGTACGAAGCTTCGGTCAGCAGCGGCGACAGCAGCGATGGGCTGGTGCAGCAGGCGGTGCAGATGGCCCGTGTGCTGCGGGATCAATTGATGATTGATGGTCCCCTGGCCCTGCAGGATCCCCACAGTGCGGCCTGGGCCCGCACGGCCGAGGCCTGTGCACTTACTGCCGGTGTGATCGGCGGCTTGGGGGGTGCCCGCTGCAGAACCGTTGCAGCTCACGCCGTGCACAACGGTCTCACCCAACTGCAGGCCTGCCAAGACGTGCTGCATGGCGAGAAGGTGGGCTTCGGGATCCTGGTGCAGCTCCGCCTGGAAGAACGTCTGGGTGGCAACCGCCTGGCCGGCCAGGCCCACCGCCAGTTGCTTCCCCTGCTGCGGCAGTTGCAGCTTCCTGTGAGCCTGCAGGATCTTGGGCTGTCCAACGCCAGTCTTAGTGATCTTCAACAGGTCTGTGCCTTCGCCTGCCGTGAAGGATCAGACCTGCACAACCTTCCATTTGCGGTGACACCGGGGGCGTTGCTTGAGGCATTGGTGGGAGCCGCCGAACCCAGTCCCGTCGCGCCTTGA